The Aedes albopictus strain Foshan chromosome 1, AalbF5, whole genome shotgun sequence genomic interval ctggaagaatctataaagAAGGCCCtagaggaatcgcaggaggaatttctgaaggaatctcaggaagatttcccggaggaattccattcgtATAGGAAACACCAGAAGAATTTTTggcattgtaagaatttctggaggaattgctggaagaatcgcaggaggagtttAAAGTATTCTTTAAGGAAGGCGAAAAGATGTTTGTGcaggaaatccatgaggaatttgttaaggaatctttggataaaatctctggaggaattccttgatgagcccttggagaaatccctggtagaacaaccaaaggaatttctgcaagaattccagggagaTTGCCtagaaagatcccagcaaaaaatccaggagaaagccgtagcataatttctgaagtaccacagttggaatttttggaggaaggtTAGCTGGaagaacctagaggaattcctagaattccgggaggtatcaggtatcaagtaatttctagagaaatcctaggaacaGGAATGCTGGAGGTAgaggtatactggaggaatccctgatggaatcgcaggagaaatttctggagaaatctcaggaagatttcccgaaagtattgcagcaagtaagtatgccaggagaaatccctagattattTTGTTAAGGAGTGCTAATGGGAATTACGtggagaattccagctggaatttatggaggaaggtcaatagaagttcttggagaaatcccctgtggaatttctggaagaacctctggattgagtcctggataaatccttgaagaaatctatggaagaatcaccgaaaggatttttagaaaaatttcatggagattttccggaagaacttctctaGTAGAATTtatgaaggtaccacagtgagaatttttggaggagttctaagagaaattgctggaagaatcacatcaggatttgcttgaggaattctagctACAAGTTTTGGATGAAtgctatgagaaatttctgaaagaatatttgaacaaaacctctaaaggaatatctggaagaatcaccgtaggaactcctgaaaggatccctggaagattgtcttgaataatcccaccaggattttttgaagtaatcccaataggaatttttagaggaatccctagaagaattccgagaagtatcatagtaagaatttccaaagaaatccttagagacattgctggatcaatctctgtagaaatttctagtatgtgtaACTCCATCAAAACTGTCTGGAGAATCCTaacggaagtttattgaagaaatatcgggaaaaatccataaaggaagcctaaagaaatcactgtatgaatagatagaggaatttctggaggaatccatggagaagcctgttgattgttcttaccaatatccaaaacgttaAAATGTACAACAGGTATGTAAGTAATTCAATGTGCCATTGATAAATATtgtaattattgtgtgaagttttaaagtttaggtgactgtcaagtatcaaggaaaaattctagggggtgccgcatttgttctagggggtgccaggcaccactggaacccccccccccctctagctacgccaatgggctATTGTAAACcaaatgaattgaatttttgtgCATGGTGAAGTGAGTTGTTTGTcgtcggctgttcgggctcgaaagaagttgatcatcaatattaatttctattcccgatcagcctagatagccgtgtagtggcggtagcagttcctaCGGATTGTCTGAGCCGGTGGTAAAAGTTCAGTCGATGCAGGGGATACGATAAATCATATTCCGTTGCTCCAACTGTGGCGTCTTATCTTTTAGCTTGGAGAACAACAAGCTATTGGTTTTGAAGCATTTGAAACTTAGTGTGATGCTGGGAAAGTTTCTTTTGATAACTTTCGCAAGAGCCGGAGTAAGGTTGTCAACGTGATGGAGTGATCGATATACTTTTGGTTCAGGATTAGTATTGCCACTATCATTAGGTACATTGGTGCTTCGGTTGATGAATCGGTTTACAAGCCAGTTTATCAACGCACTCGGATAGCTATTGTTGAGCCAATACTCCCTTACCAAATCCTTTATCTCGTTTTCTGATCTGCATGTCGACAGCCGAAACACTCTCCCAATGAAACCGGTGGCCGTGTTTAGTTTCTGTGTGAGTGGGTGAAACGAAAAATAATTTAGAATGCGTCCCGACGCAACAGGCTCCATGTACCAGTCCGTGGTGATGGTCTGTTGTTCTGTGCGTATAAGCAACATGTCAAGGTACGCAAGCTGATTATTCTCTTCAATTTCACACGTGAATTGAATATGTGGATTAAACCCGTTAAGAGAATTCCTCACATGTTCAATCTTTTCGATTGGGAGAGCGGTAACGAGGTTTCAGAAACAGTAAAAAAAACGTGGTTTATGGAAAATAAAATACGAGCTAATTTATTAACGTCTATACTTCACTACTGTTCACCACAAAAGAGACCGAGTGAGGCTCGGGCAACGCGCAGGGTGCTGTGATGAAAAACGTGTTACCTGTGGCAAcgaattcaaatttgaattttgcgCGGTGTGCTATGATCACACCTAACATCTCCCCCCTTTAGCTGAGATAGTACGGCTCGAATCTCGCTGGCAGCCGTGTTGTGCGTCTCGGTCTGTTGTTGACAACCCACTGTCAGGCATAgttgtcaacatctcttttgtttaaacggccccaaaatgtgcggatcaaacgaaattgggcccctAATGTCACTACTGTCACTCCATGTTATAGGTATAGGCGTGTCAATGGCGTGGTTGTTGACATTCGGTGGCGGTGCTGCAGTTTCTTCGGAACCGGACTCAGAAAAGTATTCCGAGTCGCCAGAATCTGGTTCGGGCGTAGCGGGAACTGCTGGATTACCCGGACGCGGGCCTGGATTTGGATGACGAACCGGTGTCGGACAGGATAGTCCGAACTCATCCACGAAGACGGAGAGCGGTGTGGAATCGACCGTACGGTTTGGATCAGCCGCACGCTTCTTCAGTTGGTTCGCGTGTGACCGAATCAAACGCTGTCTGTCCACCAGGAAGACATTGTACTTGACCTTGAGTTGACCTTCTCGATGCGCTCGATGACGGTGGCTGCTTCCCATTGCCAGGCGTTTGCTTGGTGAACCTGAGCATAGACTGTGTCACCAGGTTCGAAAATTCTCGCAATTGCACCGTGCTTCATATTAAACGCTTCATTTTGTTTTCAGACTTGCTCGATGATGGACTGCAGCATTCGGTCTGCGGAAGTAGAAGTGACAAAATTGTCCGGATTGGCCGACCGAACATGATTTCTGCCGGGGATTTTCCGCCGAGGTCGCTAGTCGGAGTGGTGCGGTACACTTGCAGAAACGTTTGCAGTGCGCTGTCCAGTGATTCTCCCCCCGAACGGATTTTGCGAAGGCTCCATTTGACCGTGTCGGCGAATCGTTTCGCCAACCCGTTGGATTGCGGATGGTACGGTGCTGTCCAAAGGTGCTGTATTCCAAGGCTTTGGCAGAATGTCCGGAATTCGTGTCCGGCGAACTGAGGACCGTTGTCCGAAACGATGGCTTCCGGTATGCCAAAGGTAGCGAAGGATTCGGAGAGCAAACGCATAGTGGTATTCGCTGTTGTTGTCCTGGTAGCGAAAACCTCCGGCCACTTGGAAAACGAATCCACCACGACCAGGAAATACACGCCATCGGCAGGTCCGGCGTAGTTGATGTGTATTCTGGACCATGGTTTCGACGGTGTAGGCCAGGATTCGAGGGTTGTTTTGACCGGCGCTTTGCCAGCTACGCAGCAGGGATTGCAGTTGCGGACGAACTCCTCGATTTCGTCGTCGATGCCGGGCCAGTACACGAAACTGCGAGCGATTGCCTTCATGCGAACCACTCCTGGGTGGCCTCGATGGAactgcttcaggattttcttccggaattggtCAGGGACCACCACACGGTCGTGTAGCATCACGCAGCCATTGATTGACGATGCTGAGCGAGTCCCGCCGATTGTAGTACGGCAAGAGATCCGGATCGTTGACCGACTTCGAGTCCTGTGGCCAGTCAGCCTTTCTCGATGAAATTCGCCACCGATTTCAGAACCTTGTTCTCCTTCGTCGCATGTTGTAACGCTGTGAATGAGACTGGAAGTTTGTCTAACGAATCGTTAACGATACTCACCATGTCTTCTTCCAGGCTGATTGCTGCCACGACGTATTCCTCTTCCGGACGGGCGGTCCGTTCGATAAGCCGGGATAGCATGTCGGCGCAACCGAAATCGTTGGTGGAAATGTGCTGGATGTCGAAGTCGTAGTTCAGCATAATCAGCGCCCACCGTTGCAGTCGGTTGGCAGTGTGCAACGGTCTGCCCTTCTTCGAGCCGAAAATTGCGAGTAGCGGCTTGTGGTCTGTCTGCAGAGTGAAGTGGCGTCCCAGGAGATATTTGTGGAACTTGGTCACCGCGTACACGAGAGCCAATGCTTCCTTCTCCGGTTGACCATAACCTTGCTGGGCTGGTGTGAGCGAGCGAGAAGCGTGCTGAACTGCCTTCATTCTGCCGTCCGGAAATTTGTACAGTATCACCGCACCAATGCCGGTGTTGCAGGCGTCTGCTGCAACGATGATAGGTAGCGTCGGGTCGTAGTGTGTCAGTAGCAGCTCGGACTGTAGAACCGCTTTAAACTTTTCAAACGACTGCTGGCATCGGTCGTTCCACTGCCACTTGACATCTTTCTTCAGCAGCTGGTCCAGCGGGTGACGTAGCTCGTGGATGTTGCGTACAAACCTACCGTAGTAGTTGACGACTCCGagaaagggaacgtccataaattacgtcacgc includes:
- the LOC134291275 gene encoding uncharacterized protein K02A2.6-like, with the translated sequence MLHDRVVVPDQFRKKILKQFHRGHPGVVRMKAIARSFVYWPGIDDEIEEFVRNCNPCCVAGKAPVKTTLESWPTPSKPWSRIHINYAGPADGVYFLVVVDSFSKWPEVFATRTTTANTTMRLLSESFATFGIPEAIVSDNGPQFAGHEFRTFCQSLGIQHLWTAPYHPQSNGLAKRFADTVKWSLRKIRSGGESLDSALQTFLQVYRTTPTSDLGGKSPAEIMFGRPIRTILSLLLPQTECCSPSSSKSENKMKRLI